Sequence from the Flavobacterium sp. TR2 genome:
CTGATGTTCCTTACGATTCTACTTATGTTCCTAAAAATGCATTGCCAGCTGTTGATGCTGACAAACTATTCAGCTTGCCTGCTGGAGCAATCTACGGACCATACGTTTACGGAAGATACTATGCAATTTCTAAATCTCAAGGATTTAAAGCTGGCGTTAATGCAAAAGCAAGTCATATCTTAATTGGTTATGAAGGATCTCAAACTCCAAACCCAAAAGAGAAAAGAACTAAAGAAGAAGCTAAAGCTAAAGCTGAAGAAATTTTAGCGCAAGTTCAAGCTAATCCAGATAGTTTTATGATGTTGGCTTTTACAAGTTCTGATGATTCATCTGCACAGCAAGGTGGTGATTTAGGATATTTTGGGCCAAACCAAATGGTAAAACCTTTCAATGATTTTGTATTCAGCAACGGAATTGGTAAAGTTGGTTTAGTAGAAACTCCTTTCGGATTTCACATTATCAAAATTACAGACAAACAAGACGGAATTCGTTTAGCGACAATTGCTCAAAAAATTGAACCATCTGAAGCTACTTCTGATAAAGTATTTACATTAGCAACTAAATTCGAAATGGATGCTGCTGATAAAGACTTCAATGCTGCAGCTAAAGAATTAGGTTTAAAAGTGGCTCAGCCTGTTAATGCAAAAGCTATGGATGAAGCGTTTGGACCATTAGGAAACCAACGTAACATTGTAAGATGGGCGTTTGATAAAGAAACAAGCAAAGGAGACGTGAAACGTTTTGAAATTGCTAACATCGGACACGTTATTGCGCAATATAAAGGTGAGAACAAATCTGGTTTAGTTTCTGTTGATATGGCAAGACCTTACGTAGAGCCAATCTTGAAAAACAAGAAAAAAGCAGAATTGTTAAAAGCTAAAATGCAAGGTTCAAGCCTTGAAGCTATCGCTAAAGCGGCAGGAGTTGCGGTTCAGCAAGCTGCTGATGTAACTCTTGATAACCCAGTTCTTCCAGGTGGAGTTGGACAAGAGCCAAGAGTTGTAGGTAATGCATTTGCTTTAACAGCAAACAAAATTTCTGCACCAATTGAAGGAAATACAGGTGTTTATGTAGTTAAAAACATCAAAACTGTAAAAGCTCCTGCAATTGCTAATCACGCTGCTTATGTAGAGAAAGTAAAAGCTCAAAGCGCATCTGATGTGAACAGAGTATTGCCAGCGTTGAAAAACAATGCTAAAATTGAAGATAACAGATTGCAATTTAATTACTAATTAAAAAGTAATTCATCTCATAGAAAACCCGAAACGCTTTAAGTGTTTCGGGTTTTTCTTTTTTTAATATATCAGTAATTATGTTTGTAAATTTTTACTGTTAATTTTCTAAAAGTATATAGGAATTATCGAAATTTAATTTAAAAAACTTGTGATATTCAAAATATTACAGTTAATTTGCTCGGTTTTTAATTTTAACATATTTTTGGCTTTTGCCTCACAATAAAAATAAAGAAGAATAAATATTCAAGAACAAAAGCTTTAATAATAAATTATTTAATGTTTTTTACTTTTAAATTTTTTAGAAAGAAGCCAAGAGTGTATACCAAAATAGAAAGTCATATTTATGGTATTATTACTGAGCTTTTAAAAGTGGGCAGCACCGACATCAATGTTGATGAATTGGGTGGAAAGTACTATTTGAGTAACGAAGAGCAGCATTTTAAAGTTACCATTTTGAGTAACGATTATGTGATCAGATTGACTAATACGCATGATTCTGTTGCTGAAAAATATGATAAAGTTTTTGTCGAAGATGTTTTGAAAGCCGTAAAAGAAGAAAAACACCGACGGATGGAGGTAGTTTATGATTCAATTACAAACAGCATCGAAAAAATGGCAGAACGTCTGCACAATAGACTTATAGAGTCAAATGAGCAGGACAAATCAGTTCGCCGTTTGGAAACAAAGGAGATTAAAAACAGTAAAAAAGCAAACTAAGCTTTTTTTTGAAATGAATTATAGAATCATTTCTTCATAAGTCAAAATCGTTTCATATCCTTTATCAAAGAAATATTCTTTCGGGTTTTCTTTAGAAACCACCAGAATAAAATCTCCGCCCCAAGCCCCAAGACTCTTAATTACACCATTAAAATCTGGAAAAACAGCCTCTTTTATAGTCTGCATTTCTAAAACATTGCTCAAATGGATTTCGTGTTTCTGAATCGCTGAAGCAAATTCTTTTAATGTTTTGGCATGAAGGATTGCATTTGTGATTTTGTTGTTTTCGGCAACTTTATCTGCCAAATGATTGTTTTTGTGATTGTTGTATGAATAGATGGCAGATTTGCTATTTTGTTTTTTATTTAAGTAAACAAAATAAAGGTGCTCTTTAAAGTCTGGATTAAACTCAACTTGTTGCACAAAATTGTCTTTTATTCGATACAAAACGGGTGTGTTATTTTGGGCACAAGCAATATCGTAACCGCTTCCGCCAAAACTATTTTTTAGTAACGTAAAAGCATTAATTTCTGCCCATTGTGCAATATTATTGATAAGGGTTGACGAAGTTCCTAATCCCCAATTTCTTGGAAAACTCAAATGGGTGCTTACTTTATATCCGTTAGCATTATCAATAAACTTTGGGTTTAAGGCATATGCTTCATGCAAAATATTGACAAGAGTTGATTTAACAGTATCAATTTGCGGATCTGAACCTTTTATAACTTCGTCAAATGAGATTGTTTCTTCAAACCATAAGTGTTTGTCGTAATCATAACTTTTCCA
This genomic interval carries:
- a CDS encoding peptidylprolyl isomerase, yielding MAVLAKIRQRSALLIGVIALALFAFIIQDLFTRGTFGQSSKDVGSIDGKDISFEDFRVKVSNVEKSGQGITSTEAANRVWDQEVSIALLSSQFDKLGLRVGEKHILEVLKSDPNIGKNPMFLNAAGMFDVVKFKDYFKSNPEAAQYIAQKEKDAELNAKFQIYNTLIKSGLYTTASEGKLKYEMETNKVSFAFAAAPYSSIKDSEVKISDDEIVAYMKKNEKKFKADATREIQYVLVEDKASKEDEAEIKAKLTALLSGSVVYNAKTGKNDTLPGFKNATNIAEFVNANSDVPYDSTYVPKNALPAVDADKLFSLPAGAIYGPYVYGRYYAISKSQGFKAGVNAKASHILIGYEGSQTPNPKEKRTKEEAKAKAEEILAQVQANPDSFMMLAFTSSDDSSAQQGGDLGYFGPNQMVKPFNDFVFSNGIGKVGLVETPFGFHIIKITDKQDGIRLATIAQKIEPSEATSDKVFTLATKFEMDAADKDFNAAAKELGLKVAQPVNAKAMDEAFGPLGNQRNIVRWAFDKETSKGDVKRFEIANIGHVIAQYKGENKSGLVSVDMARPYVEPILKNKKKAELLKAKMQGSSLEAIAKAAGVAVQQAADVTLDNPVLPGGVGQEPRVVGNAFALTANKISAPIEGNTGVYVVKNIKTVKAPAIANHAAYVEKVKAQSASDVNRVLPALKNNAKIEDNRLQFNY
- a CDS encoding GYDIA family GHMP kinase; this encodes MSTTFYSNGKLFIAGEYLVLDGADAFALPTKFGQDLVIEDFEDKQIEWKSYDYDKHLWFEETISFDEVIKGSDPQIDTVKSTLVNILHEAYALNPKFIDNANGYKVSTHLSFPRNWGLGTSSTLINNIAQWAEINAFTLLKNSFGGSGYDIACAQNNTPVLYRIKDNFVQQVEFNPDFKEHLYFVYLNKKQNSKSAIYSYNNHKNNHLADKVAENNKITNAILHAKTLKEFASAIQKHEIHLSNVLEMQTIKEAVFPDFNGVIKSLGAWGGDFILVVSKENPKEYFFDKGYETILTYEEMIL